A genomic window from Nocardioides rotundus includes:
- a CDS encoding protein kinase family protein, with the protein MPSSIRPGDELAGRYRLEDLLDERDGGRFFRAWDRILARHVTVHVISADDPRAPALHEAARLSVGVQDPHVLRVLDVDERDGICFVVNEWGTGRSLDIILADEGPLSPRRAAWLVSEVAASLALAHDNGVTHGRLVPENVLVDLNGQVRLIGLAVDAAMHGLPAGRVSADLTDLAGNLYAALTGRWAGVSGSALPPAHLDGQRVLRPRRVRAGIPRELDHLCDDLLNGTSHRGEHTPTTAAELHEALRDFVGDGAGMADREAELAAAAPIQRPAPPAPPAQTTGERWQPGVPPVVSSTPPVDEEPTVAVPTTPHEPDPEPRTQVSPAVPADDNAPSDPTDVPTQAGMPVFHDDADDVGWVSRNPEKAPKPPPPPAFEEPAPRPLFAPVPEDGRPVRTPRPGSAAARREEHQPWDASQPGRIGTGTGAGSGSGVVPAYTDDEVPGRSWLRLAMVVGAVVLLLFAVAFAFDLGNGRGIVLGEDESPSGPDTSATGPVRALTGLSAEDFDPQGSPPREENPDTVGHVVDGDPSTTWTTLTYEENFGPGGLKSGVGVVLDLGEVRAPREVSVSLPEAGETSLSLYLTNESPTGIRGLSPIGSQTGSGTVDVTLDGQDRGRYLTVWLTSIPQTDDGRYRGEIAEIRVRA; encoded by the coding sequence GTGCCCAGCTCGATCCGGCCCGGCGACGAGCTCGCCGGCCGCTACCGCCTCGAGGACCTCCTCGACGAGCGGGACGGCGGGCGGTTCTTCCGCGCCTGGGACCGGATCCTGGCCCGACACGTGACCGTGCACGTCATCAGCGCCGACGACCCGCGCGCACCGGCGCTGCACGAGGCGGCGCGGCTCTCGGTCGGGGTGCAGGACCCGCACGTGCTGCGGGTGCTCGACGTGGACGAGCGCGACGGCATCTGCTTCGTGGTCAACGAGTGGGGCACCGGCCGCTCGCTGGACATCATCCTGGCCGACGAGGGCCCGCTGAGCCCGCGTCGGGCGGCCTGGCTGGTCTCCGAGGTGGCCGCCTCGCTGGCCCTGGCGCACGACAACGGGGTCACCCACGGCCGGCTGGTGCCGGAGAACGTGCTGGTCGACCTCAATGGGCAGGTCCGGCTGATCGGGCTCGCGGTGGACGCGGCCATGCACGGTCTCCCAGCCGGCCGGGTCTCGGCGGACCTGACCGACCTGGCGGGGAACCTCTACGCCGCCCTCACCGGGCGCTGGGCCGGGGTCTCTGGCTCCGCGCTCCCGCCGGCCCACCTGGACGGGCAGCGGGTGCTGCGGCCCCGGAGGGTGCGCGCCGGGATCCCCCGGGAGCTGGACCATCTGTGCGACGACCTGCTCAACGGCACCAGCCACCGCGGGGAGCACACCCCGACCACCGCGGCCGAGCTGCACGAGGCGCTCCGGGACTTCGTCGGGGACGGCGCCGGGATGGCCGACCGGGAGGCGGAGCTGGCCGCGGCCGCTCCGATCCAGCGTCCGGCGCCCCCGGCGCCCCCCGCGCAGACCACCGGGGAGCGCTGGCAGCCGGGTGTGCCGCCGGTCGTGTCGAGCACCCCGCCGGTCGATGAGGAGCCGACGGTGGCGGTGCCGACGACCCCGCACGAGCCGGACCCCGAGCCCCGGACGCAGGTCTCTCCGGCCGTCCCGGCCGACGACAACGCCCCCTCCGACCCGACCGACGTACCGACCCAGGCCGGGATGCCGGTCTTCCACGACGACGCCGACGACGTCGGCTGGGTCTCCCGCAACCCGGAGAAGGCGCCGAAGCCTCCCCCGCCGCCGGCCTTCGAGGAGCCCGCGCCCAGGCCGCTGTTCGCCCCCGTCCCCGAGGACGGCCGGCCGGTCCGGACCCCCCGACCCGGCTCGGCCGCCGCGCGTCGGGAGGAGCACCAGCCCTGGGACGCCTCGCAGCCCGGTCGCATCGGAACCGGGACGGGCGCGGGCTCGGGCAGCGGCGTGGTGCCGGCCTACACCGACGACGAGGTGCCGGGCCGGAGCTGGCTGCGGCTGGCGATGGTGGTCGGTGCGGTGGTGCTCCTGCTGTTCGCCGTCGCGTTCGCCTTCGACCTCGGCAACGGCCGCGGCATCGTGCTGGGCGAGGACGAGAGCCCGTCGGGCCCCGACACCAGCGCCACCGGGCCCGTCCGGGCCCTCACGGGCCTGAGCGCCGAGGACTTCGACCCGCAGGGGTCCCCGCCGCGGGAGGAGAACCCCGACACCGTCGGCCACGTCGTGGACGGCGACCCGTCGACGACCTGGACCACGCTGACCTATGAGGAGAACTTCGGTCCCGGCGGCCTGAAGTCCGGGGTCGGCGTGGTGCTCGACCTGGGCGAGGTCCGTGCCCCGCGCGAGGTCTCGGTCAGCCTCCCGGAGGCGGGCGAGACGAGTCTGTCCCTCTACCTCACCAACGAGTCGCCCACCGGGATCCGCGGGCTCTCGCCGATCGGCAGCCAGACCGGCAGCGGCACGGTCGACGTCACCCTGGACGGCCAGGACCGCGGTCGCTACCTGACCGTGTGGCTGACCAGCATCCCCCAGACCGACGACGGTCGCTACCGCGGTGAGATCGCCGAGATTCGGGTCCGCGCGTGA